One Betta splendens chromosome 5, fBetSpl5.4, whole genome shotgun sequence genomic window, GAATGTAGTAATAAGAATCGGTagaatatttttattacttAAGCCTCAGATAATATAGTGTATATTCTGCCTTACTGTAGAATGTGTCATGAACCATCTCACTTCCTCAGATCTGTTTAAATTGCAGCCTTAACAAACAGAAGACAATATTTTGGGTTATTGAGACTCAGGCTGTACTGAtaataacacatacagtataatggtGTCTAGTGACTAAACTAACAATCTTAAAGGAAGATTCTGGTAAAGCTTCCATTTGGCATTATCTCTTGTGAACTTTTCATTGTAACTCAGGTCGTCTCGCGTTCACATTACAAAGGAGCCGTGTAAACCTGGAGCTGTGTGGACTCAGGCACTGAATAGTTCTGGTGACCTGCTAACCTGCAGCCCGAAACAGCCCTCAGGGGAAATATGCATCGTGGCGAGTGACAGCGAGGCgagctctgtgtggagtttatacacacagcaaacaccTCAACACACTGACTGACCAACGCTGGCACACATCGTCTCACTTCATAACTAAGGCCTGAGTTGTTTATTTAACCTCAACACAGAAGAATCCACTGAAGACTCATCAGTTTGTGGCAAATGTTCAGTTAATTCCAATTGCAATGTTACAAAGAAAGGAGATATTTGGTACGAAGCCAataaccagctgctgcttcagcagcagactgagTCTTTTAtcgaatagaatagaatagaatagaatagaatagaatagaatagaatagaatagaatagaatagaatagaatagaatagaaaatctttatttttgaaaaaggacaaaaatacAGAATTGTTAAAAGAAAGTCATCTCCACAGGTTATCTCTAATTAACATTATGTACATTTTGAGCGAAGTGATTGATTCTTAGTTGATTCTTCACAGGGAGCAGGACTTCTCATATCACTTCACACATGTTGCTGGGTTACACTTACTCCACTGTGTGGGCTGTTGATGGGTTGGTGGTGCCTTAGTGAAGTTGCTGCATCTCACACTGTCTGTTGTTTATAAGCAGGTTTGAAATGATTGTGTTTGATCTTCCAGTTATAGATAACGTCAGACATGGCAGGAACAAcacaatggaaaaaaacaatggcaCTGCTTAAAACAAATGAGTTGAAACAGGTACAAACATGACTTTTAGGTAAGTTTAACTTTACTCCGTGTGGTAGAAGATGTTGCTGCTCATTGTGGAAACTGCAGGAAGCCCCTTCCTTGTTGTTCGATCTCATAGTAACAGTGTCACACTATCCATTACAAAGGCACTTCACAGTAGGTGAAGGCTTCCTCTCAGAGTCCAACACTGAGAGTTACTGACTCCCTCTGTGATTTTGGAAAGTTCATACTACCAGGTTTAGCATCGGGACGTAACTGCTATTGCAACTAGAGACTGACGAGGAACACAGGTGctactggaggagctggaccacAGGTCAGGGAGGACTGTATCACCACCGTCACCTCCTCAAGACCTGATCCAGCCAACAAGACCAGCACTAAACCTGAGCACCAGGATCCTCCAATGAGAAGACACTCAGCAAGTCCACATTGGAAATAAAGAATCAAAAGTGAATGtagaaatgaataaatggatATATTTGCCTACTGCAATTCCTCATTCATGCTTAAAATGAAAACGGGCACAGTTCAGTGACTCTCACTCATCATCTGATCTCTTCATCCAGTCACCAGTCATTCATTGTGTCATAATTTGAGTCCACTCTGGTTCTGCTGATCTGCTCTCTTAAAGGTGCAGTGGAGCTTTTGTCAGTTTAAAACTAGCATTGACATCTTTGCCACTGCACAGGATCCATCAGGCAACAACAATGTCCTCACAAGAACAATTCCGTTTTGTATTTTCTATGTTTAAGAGACATAATCAAGGAAACGACTCACCAGTAAAACTGTTGTCATCTTTTATCAAAatgtttgaaaacaaacaacacattttacacAACGGCCTCTGTTTGTCACTGAAACAGGAATGGAAAACTAGAAAATCAGTGTgtacgcgtgcacacacacacgcacaaacacacacacacacacacacacacacacacacacacacacacacacgcacacacacacacgcatgtgcacgcgtacacacacacacacgcatacacacacacgcatgtgcacgcgtacacacacacacacacacacacacacacacacacacacacacacacacacacacacacacacacacacacacacacacacacacatgaccacAGGACGTCTGATTCGCAGCAGTGAATCCACATCCAAGCATTTCCTCTCGTGAGCCGCTGTGCAACACATCGCTGACTCATCGGGAAGTCCAGGCGAGAGAAGGGACCCCCCCAGAATCACCTGGCTGATGATTGACAGCCATGTGTACATGATTCACAGGCAGGTGGCGTCTGTGAAGGTTACATGGAGCTATTTATGAGCGCGAGCATGGGAAGGTTCACGTGTCTGTTTGTGAGCGTGTGTTCAGTTCTTGGTGCTGAAGTTTCATCTTTGGTTGTGGCACATGAAGCCTCTCAACACTCAGAGCCACTAGAGATGAAGTGATGTCAAACAGAAGGAAGGTGACAGATGATTGTTTGTATGTATTCAAGCCAAGGTTTGACAGTTCTGTGTTCGTGCTGTTCCTGACTTTACTGACTTACTCACTGGAGGCTGGACTACTTTTGCTTGTAATCACATTTGGAATAATAAAGCACGGACGACAGACCATACGTTAACATACAGCTCCTGAGCCGGTGGCACGGTTTCGGCCCCAGATGTGTAAACATATTGAAAGCTTGGTTTTGCATATGAGCCCGTTCCGCCTAAAGCTCGATGATGAGCTTGCCCTCCTcgtcgctgctgctggtgtcctcTGCGTCCGGGCAGCTCAGGACGGCCCTCACGCCGTTGTTCAGACACTCGCCTGGCTGAAAGCTGTGAAACTGGCCCGTCAGGAAGAAGGCCTGGTATTTGCTGTTGGGGTCAGGGACGTGCGAGGCGTAGTCGTGTGGGGGCCACGGCCTcccagtgtctgtgctgctggacgTGTGGCTGCTCTCAGTCCAGCCCCCTGTTATCTGGGCCTGTGCTGGGGTCTGTTTGCCTTCCTTTGACTGACCTGGGGTCTGTGTTTGCTGGCTGTTGGTTTCTGGTGGGGGCCGTGGTGAACTGGGGTGCTGAGGACTCTGTGGGGGGTGTTCAGACATTCCTGAGTGTGTCTGGGTCCGATGCTGCTCAGTTAACCAGGACGATTTCAAAGATTCCTCCTTGACTTTCAGGGTTTCCCCCTTgtgagaaaaaaagacaatataTTAGAATAATACTGTCCAATAAGTGATTGGATCAAATACCACACACCATAATATGTCCAGTAGCTTATGAATTCATTTATTTGGGCTGTTAGAAACAGCTGTTCAAATATTTACTATTCATAAAGTTTAATGTCATGTGAAACAGGCTCTGGCTgtgtagctactgtagctgcctTGATCTGTTGGTTTTATAAGTCATCTCCTGTGCCACTGTGTGTGGGTTGTGACTATAGATTCAACAGTTGTGTGTCATTCTTCTcattctttctctgtctctgctttgaCGTATCTTGGGGATCAGATATTTACAGTGCAAGTATTTCATTAGGATACAAACACATTCTCGCTACGTCTCCTAAAATGAAAACCAATCGTGCAAAGTGACGCCCGTCACGCTTGGAAACCCTCATGCCCCCAGTCCCCAGATACGGACAATCCAACATATGTGAACATGATGGATTTGCTGAAAGATTTGGTTGAGTTTAGAGATAATTAAAGCAATAAAgatgctttttagaagaatgcTGAATTGGAATCAATCCTGTAGGGTTGCGTTGGGTTTTCTAATATAACAGTTTGTTATTTTGTGGCACATGAAGGTATTTTCTGTCGTTTTCAGACTCCATCCTGGTCCTGGCACCTGGTCTGTCCCGGTTCCCCGGTCCGTCGTGCTCCTCGTGTCTCTGGCGTCTGGACGCGGCCTCAGCCTGCAGCGTGAGCCCGCTGCGTGGCCCGGGTCCTGTGGCTCTGTCTGACCTGCGCGTGCCACAGGGGAGGCTGCCTGCGTAACCCctaggaaagaaaaacaaatgaaacgcagctgcttttgttatttGTGTGAGTGACACCTCTATGTTAATTCTTGTATGTTTTACCTTCTTAGTTGTTTTAACCATTGTAAAGATGATATATATTGTTAAATACTGTTTAAAAAGTAAATTGgattaaaaataattttaaaaatgaatgtaataCGTATGTTGTGTACTATTTAGAATATGTTGCTCTAATTAAAGGCCTCGTGTGTAGTTCTGACATTCTGTCTTCTCACAGACTCCACGTATTCATAACTGATTTGCAGGGATGTTACAGTAAAAGGTTCAAGAACTGCCGAGGCCTCCACTGTCAGTGACGATTCCTTTTCATGACAACCAGAACctgggtttgttgttttagtGGCGCTGGGAGGCACCGGGTCGCAGGCTCAGGTTTGTTTATCCTCTCCTCCCCAGGATGTGGAGACAGAGCTTTGTTATTGTCGCTAATCCTCAGCTCCTTTACATGACAGACTAGTTGATTTGGTGCTTTATGCTACACAGGGATCACATTTCAAATGCATTTGGACTCTGCTTTTCTGTGAGGGCCTGAGGAAACAGCTCACGTGTCACAATAAGTAAAAAAGCACAATGATTAAAGCCACATGGGCCTTAATTCCTTTGTTTACAACGCGCACTTGGTGTTTTGCATGTAGGTAAAATTACTGATGGAGCATGTGTAAAAGGACCCCTTGATCACCGCTTCTCACTACTGAGCTttataaaacaaagcagtgaaCATATACTGCCATCTAGCGGTAGAATGTGTTTGTAACAGGATGTGGTCCAGGAAAAGACTGCGGTTGCCAGGTATCATGTCTGATACCAGAATGAAGGTAAATCCACACCAGAATGAAGGTTATCACCATTAATGGCCAATATAACGGGGTATAAAGAGTAATTATTACACAATATAGTCTATTTTACACAACATTAATAATTTTACCTGCAGCAGCGCTCTGGACACTTGAAAGCACCGCTGGTTCGTCTCTGGGTATTTCCACCTGGCTTTTAGAGGACGCTGCAGTGATCAGACCCAGCTGTTCTTGAGCTAAACCGATTAGGCCTTCGGCTTCACCAGGAGTGATTTCCTGTAAAGGGGCAGGGTCGTGGAAGGGCCCCACCCTGTCGCAGCCTCTGTCTGCTGGTTTACACAGGGGATCGCTGTCGTGGGCTGATACCTGTGCCTTTAGCTGTCTGCTGACAGTATGAGCACATCCTGAGGCAGACGGAGAAGCCGAGACCCCCTGCAGAGACCAGGGGGTCTCTCTGGGCTCCAGCCTGTTGGCCTCCTTAACCAGGAGAAGGCTTCCTATgctgggagcagagcagctcttACTGAGGCTTGGTGTTTGGGCGAGCGTCCTGTCCAGTGAACTTTGTTCTCCAGCAGGATGCCTGTCATGTTCCCCATCGGCCGTCTGATGCTTCCCTGGATCAACCCCTCTGAGTGAAGCAGCAGTTATAACGTCGCCTCCAGAGCTCGAGCTCTCGGCGTGTGCATTGCTGTTCCTGTGTGGGCGCAGGGTCCAGCCTAGAGCGTCAGGAGGCTTTGGATCGGCTGGACTAGAAGTGCTGCGTTCACTCAGGTGGATGTTTGGCTGAACCTTCCCAGCGTGGCTTGTCTCCCTTGGCTGTCGTGGCGGCTGATGGTCATCGCTCACCGTGGAGTTCGGAGCTTTACTCTGGATCCCTCCTGGCGCCTCCCGCTCAATCTGCGGCTCAATGAGAGCCAGCTGTTCATCGGATATGATCTGAAGGCAGATCTGCAGGTCTGCGGTGTGAACATGGAACACGTTCTGACTCACAGGCTGCTCCTGATTGAAGGGCACCACGTCACAGGGCCTCAGCGGGGTGCGTTGGCCAGCGTACGCGCCGCTCCCGGGGTTGGCTGCTGGTTGTGGGTGTGCCGGCGGGCGGTGAGGGGCGGCCTGGCCTGTGGTGTCAGTCGCTGAGGTTACAGTGCATCTACCGGGGACGTTTGCAGCCACGGGTGCAGCGTGTGTGGGGACCTGTACAGGTGCTGAGCTGGCTGCAGATGCTGAGGGGTGTATCCAGGTGCTGCATATGCCAGCCTGCTTGTTTTTCAGACAGGTCGTGGTCATGGTGGTGGCTCCAGGAAGACTCGTCACGTTCTCACACAGCGCTGAGGTTTGAGCAGGACAAAGAGTTGTTTTAGAGGGTGGGATGAACTGGGTTTGTGTGGAACTCGAGGCTTTTGTCTTGTTGATATCAGGGGTCTGGCTCAATGAGGAAAAGGaaagttcctcacagctggttTCAGAAGGTGCACCTAAGACTGAGTTGTGCTCGCTGGTAGAAGGTGGAGGCACAGACGTGAAGGTGTGGACGGTTCCTGATGGTTTGTCCATCACTGGTGACTCAGTGTCGCTGGCGTTCGGTAACTTGAGCTGGTATTTGGGCAGGAAGCTGGTCTTGGCAGTAGAAGAGACGGAAGTCTCCGGTGAGGCTCCGACAGACGCCACATTTGCACTGATTATGCGCGGCAGGAAGACGGCTTCTTTGACTTGAGTGCGTATTTGATTTTCTGGAAAGCTGACAGAACTTACGCTCGTTTCCTGCTGAGGCCCAACGCCAGCGACAGAGGGAAGGGGATGAGTCACTGAACTCCGAGCCGCGTCCATCAGCGGGAAAGCGCTTTGGTCATGGGTTTTCTGCTTTTTCCGGTCAGAGGGAACATGGGCTCCGCAGAGCTGCGAAGCGGAGCCGCCGTTAATCACTGCccctgcgtctgtgctgctcGTTTTGAGACCAAGAAACGATCCGACTGACGATAGCGGCAGCACTGAGAGAGACAGGTTTCTCCGAAGTGGAGCTTTCAGAGGAGTGGCTGATGGATGAAGCTGGCTGGctttgaggtcaaaggtcagagcagagGCTGATGGGGGTTTGAGAGGAGGGCAGCCTGGGAGGCACAGTgcagcgccgctgctgctcgTGTCGGCCGTCGCATCCTTATGAGCCGCCGGTGACCTCTGGATGACCTCATGGCTCCGGCCTTTGATGACTGCGCTCTCTCCACCTTTCTCAGGGCTGTAGAGCTTCTTAAATGTCCCGCCGCCGTACATGTACCACTTGTTGTATGCAAACTTCTGCGCTTTCTTCCTTTTGGACTTCCTGCTGCTTGGCTCTGCACCCGCGTCGCCACCGTCCCCGTCGCACGCCTCCTCCACAGATGAGTTCATGAAGTGAGCGTCTGCTGCGTGGTTGCAGTCAACGGCCGCCTGCCGCACCAGCGGGCGGTGGGCGGCCGAGTGCTGGGCCACGGGCCTCATCTGCGCCGCTGGAGCGCTCTGGCCGGAGCTGCCCCTGCGAGCCAGGCTCACGTAGTCGCGGTGGTGGGAGGAGGCCGGGCTCTCGGGCTGCAGGAGGGCGACGCTGAAGGGCAGCGAGTTGCTGCGCGTCAAGGGCGCGTGCTCCGCGCTGCAGGAGCGCTGCGTTGGCACGGAGCTGTGCAGAGCGGGCGCCCTGAGTCTGTGCAGCCCCACACTCTGGGTCTTACCGATCTTCATGTCAAAGTGAAAAGAGTCCTTGTACGTGTATGGCATAGGGAGGTCAATACTGCCCTGTTTGGACAAAACCGTCTTCCGTGGCCTGACGTTGTCCAGCTGTTTGTCCTCCACAACAGCTGTATTCTCAGAGATCAGCTTGGAGATGCGCTCCTCCAGCGTCTTCTGCTCCTGGACCCTCGCGGGGTCTCTGGGCTCGGGTTCAGAAGGTGCGTTTGTGCTGGTGGTTTCCTCCAGACGCTCCTTGGACTTGGTGAGCGAGTGGGGTAAAACGCTGACCGGGCTCAGGTAGTGGTCGTTGCTCTCACTGAAGCCGGAGTCTGTGCTCTCGTGGCTCTGTGACTTTCCACTGGACACAGAGTTTTCCCACTGCTTGGAAAACAGAGTGGCCTCTTGTCTTTGGAGGTGAAGATGTCGACCAAGACCCGAAGGAGCTATTTCACTTTGGTCTTCTACTCTTCCATTTGATTGCGTCTTGTGAGCAGCAGCGGCCAGCTCGTTCTGTTCACCCATAGAGTCTTGTTCCTTTGTCGTATGCCGTATGTCGTCCTCATCTAGAGATAAACTGGAGCTGCAAGTGTCTCTGGAGCTGGACATGCTGTCCACACTGCCCAGGCTGCTCTGCTCGGACTCGCACGACAGGCGGGCGTGAGCCTGAGTGCGTTTGTGCTTGTAGAGGTTGCTCTGAGTCTTAAAGGAAACTCCACAGGTGGCGCAGGGGTAAGGTCTCTCTCCTGTGTGGCAGCGGAGATGCTTCTCCAGCACGCTGGGCTTCATGCAGTCTCGCCCACAGTGAGGACACACGTGCTTCCCTGCCGATTTGGGCCTGGACGCAGGAGCACCGGCTGCCGCGCTCAGGCCTggctgaggctgcagcccaCCTGCAATATGGAGTGTCAAGAAGGGAAGCGTCTCGTTGGAGTAGAGCGACGGCACGGCCAGATGGAGCATGGCTGGCTCGCGGACAGCTGCGGGAGGCTGCGCCGGCACAGCAGGCACTGTGTGGATGTAAACAGCCCTCAGCGGGGCCTGGATGTCCatcctcttctctgtctgtgctgcgaCGGCGCCGATGTGCACTGGAGCACTCACCAGTCCCGGCTTGCCAGTCTCCATGGTAACAGTGCTGCTGTCGTGATGTACCAGCGCCAGGTCTCTAATTACCTGTAAGATAAGAACAGTTTGCTTTAGACCTTTGTCTGCTGTGGATCAAAAAGGGCAAATCTATTTGTTTAAGTGGGGACAGTTGTACTGAAGGTCTTACTCTCAGAAGAAAATGAGACTTTATGTCTGGGAATATATTATTCTCTTATTATTTCACTAGTGAACCATAGAAAATGAGCATCACCATGGTTAATGTGCTAATGACAGATACCTTTAGCACAGATGGCTAATAACACATTTAATCCAGGCTGGATTTGGCATGATGATGAAGGATATTTTGCAGCGATGATCCCATTCGTACagcaccaaaacaaaaacacaactgtgATGATGAGCAGTAATAAGCATGAGTGAAGAGAAAGGCAGAGGCATCCGCTGTTCGATGCAgagagcaggcagacagaagTCAAAGATGCTTGGCATGCTAGCAGAAATGCACCACACAGAAACATgtagagcagagagcagcacggGGTGCTGCGTATCCTGCCGTTATGTGTGGCCACTCGCACCAGTCCACACCTCGGAACCAGCAGCCTGGCTGCCTCCTGCCAGACCTCCATGCTTGTGCAGTAATCTAATCAAAGCCTAAACCCACCTACGTGAAGAGATAAATGGCTGCTTATTAAggcaaaacattttcatttcctgttgctTGTGAGGTGATTTTGCATAATTCTCCCCCTGAACACAGCTGCTACAGAGCACACTCGTTGTTGTGGAGCATTAGTGTGCGCTTTGTGCTTCTGTCATGACTGCGGAAACTTTCTCGTCCTGTTGGAGCaggtgaaacaaacagcagcgtgaATCTACTGTAGTTTTATTTTAGGATCTTTTATCCGAAGCTACCTTCATACTGTGCTTTCACTTTCTTCAGTGCTACCAATATACATTTATATGGTTACGCATGCTACAACCCTATATGCAAAAAGGGTTTGTTGTATGAGCACATGCTCCTGAGCCACGACGAGGCAAAGGTTACGACAGCTTCTACCTGTTGATGGAACAATAACAGGCACAATAAGAGTGAtttgcagcttcctgtgactAAATCAAGAGTCTGGCTTCACCCTGTCTGCTCCAGCGACCGCCCTGACTTTAAAACGAGTGTTTGATGGTGTAAGAATCCAGAGGAGACGCTAACTAGGCcaaaggagaaaagaagaaCAGAAAGTATAAAAACCTGCCAAGTCACTCACCGATTCCTCTGCACAAGACTCAGTAACAGTTCTCCAGCTCCCAGAGCTCCAGCCTCAGAACCTGCCTTCAGTCTGTTCCGTCATGCTGCTCGTGCTGCTCTGCGATCTTTTCCTCGCTCAGCTCTGTGACATGGACTGTTTCTTGTCATGAGGAAGCGgaacaaatgcaaatgagacAGAAGATGCACTATGAAAAGTGGTgcggcagagaggaggagagtgagggaaggagaagGGCTGGCTGTGCTCGGGTGGGTGTGTGGCTGTCAAACAAAGACTTCCGGAGGATAAGTTGAAAACATAGATTACGCAAAAGTGATcggcagcagcggagcagcagaggcctccGAGCACAGATGCAACCGTTCAGCATGAAAGCGATGCAAAGCAAAAGTTAAAGCTGCCGCTCTTACCTTCCACATGCAGTTTCAGTAAGTGACCTCATCATGGGTGTTTGAGCAGCACCTGACTTCTCTCACTTATATACCCACTTCCCCACCTACCTACTTCCTCCCACGCACAGGATTTCATACACCCACATAGACCAGGGTGCAGCAGCGCTGAGGGCGGCTGCACGTGCACCGCTCTCGCTCTGCCGGGCTGAAAACAAATGGATGAGTTGTGAAAGCAGTGTTTGGCAGGTGTGCACATCA contains:
- the znf831 gene encoding zinc finger protein 831 gives rise to the protein METGKPGLVSAPVHIGAVAAQTEKRMDIQAPLRAVYIHTVPAVPAQPPAAVREPAMLHLAVPSLYSNETLPFLTLHIAGGLQPQPGLSAAAGAPASRPKSAGKHVCPHCGRDCMKPSVLEKHLRCHTGERPYPCATCGVSFKTQSNLYKHKRTQAHARLSCESEQSSLGSVDSMSSSRDTCSSSLSLDEDDIRHTTKEQDSMGEQNELAAAAHKTQSNGRVEDQSEIAPSGLGRHLHLQRQEATLFSKQWENSVSSGKSQSHESTDSGFSESNDHYLSPVSVLPHSLTKSKERLEETTSTNAPSEPEPRDPARVQEQKTLEERISKLISENTAVVEDKQLDNVRPRKTVLSKQGSIDLPMPYTYKDSFHFDMKIGKTQSVGLHRLRAPALHSSVPTQRSCSAEHAPLTRSNSLPFSVALLQPESPASSHHRDYVSLARRGSSGQSAPAAQMRPVAQHSAAHRPLVRQAAVDCNHAADAHFMNSSVEEACDGDGGDAGAEPSSRKSKRKKAQKFAYNKWYMYGGGTFKKLYSPEKGGESAVIKGRSHEVIQRSPAAHKDATADTSSSGAALCLPGCPPLKPPSASALTFDLKASQLHPSATPLKAPLRRNLSLSVLPLSSVGSFLGLKTSSTDAGAVINGGSASQLCGAHVPSDRKKQKTHDQSAFPLMDAARSSVTHPLPSVAGVGPQQETSVSSVSFPENQIRTQVKEAVFLPRIISANVASVGASPETSVSSTAKTSFLPKYQLKLPNASDTESPVMDKPSGTVHTFTSVPPPSTSEHNSVLGAPSETSCEELSFSSLSQTPDINKTKASSSTQTQFIPPSKTTLCPAQTSALCENVTSLPGATTMTTTCLKNKQAGICSTWIHPSASAASSAPVQVPTHAAPVAANVPGRCTVTSATDTTGQAAPHRPPAHPQPAANPGSGAYAGQRTPLRPCDVVPFNQEQPVSQNVFHVHTADLQICLQIISDEQLALIEPQIEREAPGGIQSKAPNSTVSDDHQPPRQPRETSHAGKVQPNIHLSERSTSSPADPKPPDALGWTLRPHRNSNAHAESSSSGGDVITAASLRGVDPGKHQTADGEHDRHPAGEQSSLDRTLAQTPSLSKSCSAPSIGSLLLVKEANRLEPRETPWSLQGVSASPSASGCAHTVSRQLKAQVSAHDSDPLCKPADRGCDRVGPFHDPAPLQEITPGEAEGLIGLAQEQLGLITAASSKSQVEIPRDEPAVLSSVQSAAAGVTQAASPVARAGQTEPQDPGHAAGSRCRLRPRPDARDTRSTTDRGTGTDQGETLKVKEESLKSSWLTEQHRTQTHSGMSEHPPQSPQHPSSPRPPPETNSQQTQTPGQSKEGKQTPAQAQITGGWTESSHTSSSTDTGRPWPPHDYASHVPDPNSKYQAFFLTGQFHSFQPGECLNNGVRAVLSCPDAEDTSSSDEEGKLIIEL